A genomic segment from Cervus elaphus chromosome 14, mCerEla1.1, whole genome shotgun sequence encodes:
- the DNAJC16 gene encoding dnaJ homolog subfamily C member 16 isoform X1: MVEKIMLWKGREMEVKKLSISWQFLIVLVLILQILSALDFDPYRVLGVSRTASQADIKKAYKKLAREWHPDKNKDPGAEDKFIQISKAYEILSNEEKRSHYDHYGDAGESQGFQKQQQQREYRFRHFHENFYFDESFFHFPFNSERRDSIDEKYLLHFSHYVNEVVPDSFKKPYLIKITSDWCFSCIHIEPVWKEVVQELEGLGVGIGVVHAGYERRLAHHLGAHSTPSILGIINGKISFFHNAVVRENLRQFVESLLPGNLVEKVTNKNYVRFLSGWQQENKPRVLLFDQMPTVPLLYKLTAFAYKDYLSFGYVYVGLRGAEEMTRQYNVNVYTPTILIFKEHIHKPADVIQARGMKRQVIDDFITQNKYLLAARLTSQKLFHELCPVKRSHRQRKYCVVLLTAEATKLSKPFEAFLSFALANTQDTVRFVHVYSNRQQEFASTLLPDSDTFQGKSAVSILERRNTAGRVVYKTLEDPWTGSESDKFILLGYLDQLRKDPALLSSEAVLPDLTDELAPIFLLRWLYSASDYISDCWDSVFHNNWREMMPLLSLVFSALFILFGTVIVQAFSDSNEERESSPPDKEEAREKTGKAEPSFTKEPSSKIPKKGFVEVTELTDITYTSNLVRLRPGHMNVVLILSNSTKTSLLQKFALEVYSFTGSSCLHFSFLSLDKHREWLEYLLEFAQDAAPIPNQYDKHFMERDYTGYVLALNGHKKYFCLFKPQKAVEEEEAMGPCSDFDSSLHLGECRGKSSSGLGPRPIKGKLSKLSLWMERLLEGSLQRFYIPSWPDLD, encoded by the exons ATGGTAGaaaaaataatg ctctggaaaggaagagaaatggaagTGAAAAAGTTGAGCATTTCCTGGCAATTCTTGATAGTTCTGGTTCTGATCCTGCAAATTCTGTCTGCGTTGGATTTTGACCCATACAGAGTCCTAGGGGTCAGCCGAACAGCCAGTCAGGCTGATATTAAAAAGGCTTATAAGAAGCTCGCCCGGGAATG GCATCCTGACAAAAACAAAGATCCTGGAGCAGAAGACAAGTTCATTCAAATTAGCAAGGCTTACGAG ATTCTTTCCAATGAGGAAAAGAGATCACATTATGACCACTATGGAGATGCTGGGGAGAGCCAGGGCTTCCAGAAGCAACAGCAGCAGCGAGAGTATCGCTTCCGCCACTTCCACGAGAATTTTTATTTTGACGAATCTTTTTTTCACTTCCCTTTTAATTCCGAACGACGGGACTCAATTGATGAGAAGTATTTATTGCACTTTTCACACTATGTGAATGAAGTGGTTCCAGACAGCTTCAAGAAACCCTACCTCATTAAGATCACCTCAGACTGGTGCTTCAGCTGTATCCACATTGAGCCTGTCTGGAAAGAAGTAGTTCAAGAACTTGAAGGTTTGG GTGTAGGAATTGGCGTGGTCCATGCTGGGTACGAGCGACGCCTAGCCCATCACCTGGGAGCGCACAGCACACCCTCCATCCTAGGAATCATAAATGGGAAGATCTCCTTCTTCCACAATGCAGTTGTCCGTGAGAACCTGCGGCAGTTTGTAGAGAGTCTGCTTCCAGGGAACTTGGTGGAGAAA GTTACAAACAAAAATTATGTCAGGTTCCTCTCTGGCTGGCAGCAAGAGAATAAGCCGCGTGTCCTCCTGTTTGACCAGATGCCTACCGTACCACTGCTCTACAAG TTGACTGCTTTCGCATACAAAGATTACTTGTCATTTGGATATGTGTATGTCGGTTTGAGAGGGGCAGAAGAGATGACAAGGCAATACAACGTCAATGTCTATACCCCCACCATCCTGATCTTTAAAGAACACATCCACAAACCTGCAGATGTTATCCAG GCCCGAGGTATGAAGAGACAGGTCATTGATGACTTTATCACCCAAAACAAGTATCTGTTGGCAGCCAGGCTCACCAGCCAGAAGTTGTTCCATGAACTTTGCCCCGTGAAACGGTCTCACCGACAGAGGAA GTACTGTGTGGTTTTACTGACCGCTGAGGCTACCAAGTTGAGCAAACCCTTTGAGGCATTCCTATCCTTTGCCCTGGCAAACACACAGGACACCGTGAGGTTTGTGCATGTCTACAGCAATCGGCAGCAGGAATTTGCCAGCACCTTACTGCCAGACAGTGACACGTTTCAAGGAAAATCAGCG GTGTCTATCTTAGAAAGGCGCAACACGGCAGGGCGGGTGGTGTATAAAACCCTGGAggatccctggactgggagtGAGAGTGATAAGTTCATCCTTTTGGGTTATCTAGACCAACTGCGGAAAGACCCAGCTCTTCTGTCATCGGAAGCTGTGCTCCCCGACTTGACCGATGAACTCGCCCCT ATTTTTCTTCTTCGGTGGCTCTACTCTGCTTCTGACTACATCTCAGACTGCTGGGATAGTGTATTTCACAACAACTG GCGGGAAATGATGCCCCTTCTGTCCCTGGTTTTCTCTGCCCTCTTCATCCTCTTTGGCACTGTCATCGTTCAAGCTTTCAG TGACTCAAATGAGGAGCGAGAGTCCAGCCCTCCAGATAAAGAGGAAGCCCGTGAGAAGACAGGGAAGGCGGAGCCAAGCTTCACCAAGGAGCCCAGCAG CAAGATTCCTAAAAAAGGCTTTGTGGAGGTAACAGAACTCACAGATATAACATACACCAGTAACTTGGTACGCCTGAGGCCAGGCCACATGAATGTGGTTCTCATCCTGTCCAATTCCACCAAGACCAGCCTGCTGCAGAAATTCGCTCTGGAGGTCTACTCATTCACTGG GAGCAGCTGCCTACACTTTTCCTTCCTGAGTCTAGATAAACACAGAGAATGGCTCGAATACTTACTAGAATTTGCTCAAGACGCGGCCCCAATCCCAAACCAGTACGACAAGCATTTCATGGAGCGTGACTACACGGGTTATGTGCTGGCTCTGAATGGCCACAAGAAATACTTCTGCCTCTTCAAGCCCCAAAAAGCAGTGGAAGAGGAGGAAGCCATGGGGCCGTGCAGTGACTTTGACTCCTCACTCCATTTGGGTGAGTGTCGAGGGAAGTCTTCCTCTGGCCTTGGACCCAGGCCCATCAAAGGAAAATTGAGCAAGCTGTCCTTATGGATGGAACGGCTGCTGGAAGGCTCCTTACAGAGGTTTTATATCCCGTCATGGCCTGACCTAGACTGA
- the DNAJC16 gene encoding dnaJ homolog subfamily C member 16 isoform X2 has translation MEVKKLSISWQFLIVLVLILQILSALDFDPYRVLGVSRTASQADIKKAYKKLAREWHPDKNKDPGAEDKFIQISKAYEILSNEEKRSHYDHYGDAGESQGFQKQQQQREYRFRHFHENFYFDESFFHFPFNSERRDSIDEKYLLHFSHYVNEVVPDSFKKPYLIKITSDWCFSCIHIEPVWKEVVQELEGLGVGIGVVHAGYERRLAHHLGAHSTPSILGIINGKISFFHNAVVRENLRQFVESLLPGNLVEKVTNKNYVRFLSGWQQENKPRVLLFDQMPTVPLLYKLTAFAYKDYLSFGYVYVGLRGAEEMTRQYNVNVYTPTILIFKEHIHKPADVIQARGMKRQVIDDFITQNKYLLAARLTSQKLFHELCPVKRSHRQRKYCVVLLTAEATKLSKPFEAFLSFALANTQDTVRFVHVYSNRQQEFASTLLPDSDTFQGKSAVSILERRNTAGRVVYKTLEDPWTGSESDKFILLGYLDQLRKDPALLSSEAVLPDLTDELAPIFLLRWLYSASDYISDCWDSVFHNNWREMMPLLSLVFSALFILFGTVIVQAFSDSNEERESSPPDKEEAREKTGKAEPSFTKEPSSKIPKKGFVEVTELTDITYTSNLVRLRPGHMNVVLILSNSTKTSLLQKFALEVYSFTGSSCLHFSFLSLDKHREWLEYLLEFAQDAAPIPNQYDKHFMERDYTGYVLALNGHKKYFCLFKPQKAVEEEEAMGPCSDFDSSLHLGECRGKSSSGLGPRPIKGKLSKLSLWMERLLEGSLQRFYIPSWPDLD, from the exons atggaagTGAAAAAGTTGAGCATTTCCTGGCAATTCTTGATAGTTCTGGTTCTGATCCTGCAAATTCTGTCTGCGTTGGATTTTGACCCATACAGAGTCCTAGGGGTCAGCCGAACAGCCAGTCAGGCTGATATTAAAAAGGCTTATAAGAAGCTCGCCCGGGAATG GCATCCTGACAAAAACAAAGATCCTGGAGCAGAAGACAAGTTCATTCAAATTAGCAAGGCTTACGAG ATTCTTTCCAATGAGGAAAAGAGATCACATTATGACCACTATGGAGATGCTGGGGAGAGCCAGGGCTTCCAGAAGCAACAGCAGCAGCGAGAGTATCGCTTCCGCCACTTCCACGAGAATTTTTATTTTGACGAATCTTTTTTTCACTTCCCTTTTAATTCCGAACGACGGGACTCAATTGATGAGAAGTATTTATTGCACTTTTCACACTATGTGAATGAAGTGGTTCCAGACAGCTTCAAGAAACCCTACCTCATTAAGATCACCTCAGACTGGTGCTTCAGCTGTATCCACATTGAGCCTGTCTGGAAAGAAGTAGTTCAAGAACTTGAAGGTTTGG GTGTAGGAATTGGCGTGGTCCATGCTGGGTACGAGCGACGCCTAGCCCATCACCTGGGAGCGCACAGCACACCCTCCATCCTAGGAATCATAAATGGGAAGATCTCCTTCTTCCACAATGCAGTTGTCCGTGAGAACCTGCGGCAGTTTGTAGAGAGTCTGCTTCCAGGGAACTTGGTGGAGAAA GTTACAAACAAAAATTATGTCAGGTTCCTCTCTGGCTGGCAGCAAGAGAATAAGCCGCGTGTCCTCCTGTTTGACCAGATGCCTACCGTACCACTGCTCTACAAG TTGACTGCTTTCGCATACAAAGATTACTTGTCATTTGGATATGTGTATGTCGGTTTGAGAGGGGCAGAAGAGATGACAAGGCAATACAACGTCAATGTCTATACCCCCACCATCCTGATCTTTAAAGAACACATCCACAAACCTGCAGATGTTATCCAG GCCCGAGGTATGAAGAGACAGGTCATTGATGACTTTATCACCCAAAACAAGTATCTGTTGGCAGCCAGGCTCACCAGCCAGAAGTTGTTCCATGAACTTTGCCCCGTGAAACGGTCTCACCGACAGAGGAA GTACTGTGTGGTTTTACTGACCGCTGAGGCTACCAAGTTGAGCAAACCCTTTGAGGCATTCCTATCCTTTGCCCTGGCAAACACACAGGACACCGTGAGGTTTGTGCATGTCTACAGCAATCGGCAGCAGGAATTTGCCAGCACCTTACTGCCAGACAGTGACACGTTTCAAGGAAAATCAGCG GTGTCTATCTTAGAAAGGCGCAACACGGCAGGGCGGGTGGTGTATAAAACCCTGGAggatccctggactgggagtGAGAGTGATAAGTTCATCCTTTTGGGTTATCTAGACCAACTGCGGAAAGACCCAGCTCTTCTGTCATCGGAAGCTGTGCTCCCCGACTTGACCGATGAACTCGCCCCT ATTTTTCTTCTTCGGTGGCTCTACTCTGCTTCTGACTACATCTCAGACTGCTGGGATAGTGTATTTCACAACAACTG GCGGGAAATGATGCCCCTTCTGTCCCTGGTTTTCTCTGCCCTCTTCATCCTCTTTGGCACTGTCATCGTTCAAGCTTTCAG TGACTCAAATGAGGAGCGAGAGTCCAGCCCTCCAGATAAAGAGGAAGCCCGTGAGAAGACAGGGAAGGCGGAGCCAAGCTTCACCAAGGAGCCCAGCAG CAAGATTCCTAAAAAAGGCTTTGTGGAGGTAACAGAACTCACAGATATAACATACACCAGTAACTTGGTACGCCTGAGGCCAGGCCACATGAATGTGGTTCTCATCCTGTCCAATTCCACCAAGACCAGCCTGCTGCAGAAATTCGCTCTGGAGGTCTACTCATTCACTGG GAGCAGCTGCCTACACTTTTCCTTCCTGAGTCTAGATAAACACAGAGAATGGCTCGAATACTTACTAGAATTTGCTCAAGACGCGGCCCCAATCCCAAACCAGTACGACAAGCATTTCATGGAGCGTGACTACACGGGTTATGTGCTGGCTCTGAATGGCCACAAGAAATACTTCTGCCTCTTCAAGCCCCAAAAAGCAGTGGAAGAGGAGGAAGCCATGGGGCCGTGCAGTGACTTTGACTCCTCACTCCATTTGGGTGAGTGTCGAGGGAAGTCTTCCTCTGGCCTTGGACCCAGGCCCATCAAAGGAAAATTGAGCAAGCTGTCCTTATGGATGGAACGGCTGCTGGAAGGCTCCTTACAGAGGTTTTATATCCCGTCATGGCCTGACCTAGACTGA